One segment of Solanum lycopersicum chromosome 1, SLM_r2.1 DNA contains the following:
- the LOC101259003 gene encoding uncharacterized protein — protein sequence MADIVKQILARPIQLADQVTKAADEVCNFKADCLEIKAKTERLAALLRQAARASNDLYERPTRRIIDDTEQVLDKALTLVFKCCARGLSRVFTIIPNAALKKTAQQLENSCGDVQWLLRVSTPADDRDDEYLGLPPIAANEPILCLIWEQIAILCTGSLEDRSDAAASLVSLARDNERYGKLIIEEGGVAPLLKLAKEGRMEGQENASRAIGLLGRDPESVEQIVNAGVCSVFAKILKDGHMKIQVVVAWAISELAANHHKCQDHFAQANTIRLLVSHLAFETIQEHSKYAIATKHQNMSIHTAAMAHSNSSSTSKFSDTGGKLEDDDNRTHSKILHPMDNQATNQMHSLVSSAMALKSQAQNQPNNPISSTNQQQQRQNPNQQRSHHVGLTGTSIKGREYEDPATKAEMKAMAARALRHLCAGNVSICTHITESRALLCFAVLLEKGHDEVQYHSAMALMEITGVAELNSDLRRAAFKPTAPAAKAVLDQFLRIINQEDSELLIPSIRSIGHLARTFRATETRLIGPLVVLLDDREPEVTREAAIALNKFASSDNFLRVNHCKAIIQAGGTKHLVPHVYFGEQMVQVPCLILLSYIATYVPDSEALADDNAHIVLEWATKQGHLMQDPTVEELVNQGRESMELYQSRGSRL from the exons ATGGCGGACATAGTGAAACAAATTCTAGCACGGCCAATACAATTGGCAGACCAGGTAACAAAAGCGGCAGATGAAGTTTGTAATTTTAAGGCAGATTGTCTTGAAATTAAAGCGAAAACAGAGAGGCTGGCCGCGCTGCTAAGACAGGCAGCGCGAGCCAGCAATGACTTGTACGAGCGTCCAACGCGTCGAATCATTGATGACACGGAACAAGTTTTAGACAAGGCACTTACTCTTGTATTCAAATGTTGTGCAAGGGGATTGAGTCGGGTTTTCACGATTATACCAAATGCTGCATTGAAGAAAACGGCACAACAGCTTGAGAATTCATGTGGTGATGTTCAATGGCTGTTACGTGTGTCTACTCCAGCGGATGATCGTGATGATGAGTATCTCGGGCTTCCTCCTATTGCAGCTAATGAACCAATTTTGTGTCTGATATGGGAACAGATTGCAATTTTGTGTACAGGGTCGTTAGAAGATCGTTCTGATGCAGCGGCTTCGCTTGTATCATTGGCTAGGGACAATGAGCGCTATGGGAAGTTGATTATAGAAGAAGGTGGGGTTGCACCATTGTTGAAATTGGCTAAAGAAGGGCGAATGGAGGGTCAGGAGAACGCATCGAGGGCTATTGGTCTTCTTGGTAGAGACCCTGAAAGTGTTGAACAAATTGTAAATGCTGGTGTTTGTTCTGTGTTTGCTAAGATTCTAAAAGATGGGCATATGAAAATTCAGGTTGTAGTGGCTTGGGCAATTTCAGAATTGGCTGCAAATCATCACAAATGTCAAGATCATTTTGCTCAAGCAAATACTATTAGGCTATTGGTTAGTCATCTTGCTTTTGAAACAATTCAAGAACATAGTAAATATGCTATTGCTACAAAACATCAGAACATGTCCATACACACGGCTGCCATGGCACATTCTAATTCTTCTAGTACTAGCAAATTCAGTGATACTGGAGGTAAGCTCGAAGATGATGACAATAGAACTCATAGTAAAATTCTTCATCCTATGGATAATCAAGCAACCAACCAAATGCATAGTTTGGTTTCAAGCGCGATGGCCTTGAAATCCCAGGCACAGAATCAGCCCAACAATCCTATATCAAGTACAAATCAACAGCAGCAGCGACAAAACCCGAATCAGCAGAGGAGCCACCATGTTGGACTGACAGGGACTAGCATTAAAGGGAGGGAATATGAAGATCCTGCTACAAAAGCTGAAATGAAAGCAATGGCTGCCAGAGCACTGAGGCATCTGTGTGCAGGAAATGTTAGCATTTGTACTCATATTACAGAATCCCGAGCTCTTTTATGCTTTGCCGTTTTGCTAGAGAAAGGCCATGATGAAGTACAATATCATTCAGCCATGGCACTTATGGAGATCACAG GAGTTGCTGAGCTAAATTCAGACTTGAGACGTGCAGCTTTCAAGCCGACTGCACCTGCTGCCAAAGCTGTGCttgatcaatttttgagaattaTCAACCAGGAAGATTCAGAATTGCTCATTCCAAGCATCAGATCTATAGGCCATCTGGCAAGGACCTTTCGAGCAACGGAAACCAGACTCATTGGTCCATTGGTGGTTCTGTTAGATGATAGGGAACCAGAAGTAACTAGGGAAGCTGCAATTGCATTGAACAAATTCGCTTCCTCCGATAATTTCCTGAGAGTCAATCACTGCAAGGCCATAATACAGGCAGGAGGTACCAAGCACCTAGTTCCACATGTTTACTTTGGTGAACAAATGGTTCAAGTTCCTTGTTTGATTCTCTTGAGTTACATAGCAACCTATGTTCCTGATAGTGAGGCATTAGCTGATGACAATGCACATATAGTGTTGGAGTGGGCTACAAAACAGGGACACCTAATGCAAGATCCTACTGTTGAAGAACTTGTGAACCAAGGCAGAGAAAGCATGGAACTTTATCAGTCCAGAGGCTCACGCCTGTGA
- the LOC101259298 gene encoding glycine-rich protein 2-like yields the protein MADQRCKGIVKWFSNEKCFGFITPKDGSTDLFVHQSGIRAQGFRSLSDGEEVEYVIESGNDGRSKAVDVTGPDGAPVSGGGGYGGYGGSRGGSRGYGDGDSGCNRGYGGGRGGGGGCCYHCGESGHFARDCNQNEGGGGRYSGGGGRGGGGRCYKCGEDGHFARECTSGGQ from the coding sequence ATGGCGGATCAAAGGTGTAAAGGAATCGTCAAATGGTTCAGTAACGAGAAGTGCTTTGGGTTCATAACTCCTAAAGATGGTTCTACTGATCTCTTTGTTCACCAGTCCGGTATTAGAGCTCAGGGTTTCCGTAGTCTCTCTGATGGTGAGGAAGTAGAGTACGTGATTGAGTCCGGCAATGATGGCCGTTCCAAGGCTGTTGATGTTACCGGGCCTGATGGAGCACCGGTCTCTGGAGGTGGTGGTTATGGTGGCTACGGTGGTAGCCGAGGTGGAAGCCGTGGATACGGTGATGGAGACAGTGGATGTAATCGAGGATACGGCGGGGGAAGAGGTGGTGGTGGAGGCTGTTGTTATCACTGTGGTGAATCAGGCCACTTCGCTCGTGATTGTAACCAGAATGAAGGCGGTGGTGGTAGATACTCAGGAGGTGGTGGACGAGGAGGCGGTGGCCGTTGCTACAAATGTGGCGAGGACGGCCACTTTGCCCGTGAATGCACCAGTGGTGGTCAGTGA